TCAGAGGgggagtggaaggaaaaaaagggaggggggatgtcctggggctgccccagctctaAGGCCTTTGTCTCTTCCCCCCCGTCCCTTCTGCTGGCAGTGGGGGTTTGAAGGGCCGGGAGGCTCTGGGGGGTTGAGTTGGGGTGAGAGGTCCCTGCAGTGCCTGAACAAAGCTCAGCCCCGCGCCCCTGCTCTGTTTTTACACCACGTAAATAAAGATGATGAAGGAAGACGAagtctgcttttcctcttccccaaatgcagccagggctggctgagagcaacccttccccttcccctccttcctccgcaggcccagctcagccccgCCGCAGGACGGCCGTGAttaggaggaggaggcagaggaagcTCCCACATGGATGGGGCAGGACCAGAACGTCCCTCTggagaggcagctccagctccaaaaCCGGGCTGATCCCAGAGCCACTGCAAAGCAGAACCGGAGCCTTCCTCGGGCGGAGGGTGAGGGATGGAAACGCTGCACAGGGAGTGGGACAGGCTGCggctcagggctctgcccccAAGGATAAGGAACAGCTCCCCATGCCACTACAGGCGGCTGTGGAGGAGCcggagccctgcagcccctccctggcacGGAGGCTGCCCAGCACCACCGAGCATGGCCGGGACAGGGCTGGTGCTCGGCCCTGTGCCCTGCCACCGCCCCTGCACACTGCGAGGGGACAGATGGTGACACCCCAGGACGGCAGGAGGCACCCCCAGGACTGAGCATTCACCTCGCTGCACCCCCCTGCCCCCAGGACTCCCACacatcagcccagcacagccggGGGCAGGACATGGGGCAGCGCTGCAGGAGCTGTTAAGagataatatttattattatatacaAACACATTTTGTACATTAATTAAATAGAATGAACTCTACTCTTCATTCAACAAATCATTTGGTTTGGCgtcccccccttcccctcccacccaCTCCTCTGAAAAGCCTAGGGTCATTCCTGGCACTCCAGAGGCTGGGAGCCAGTTGGCCACGAGGTCCCTTCTCAggagtgctggcagcagcaagaTTTGACCTGCTGGTCACAGCAGAGtcccccctgccctggagcagcaccacGGCTGCTCcaggtaaaaaggaaaaaaataaaagagggcACCCAGGTGGGAAAGGCAGAGGGGTGAGGAGGGGGCTCTGAGCCTCCCCCATGTTGATAAGGTAACACTGAAACGCACGGAGCCCTCCGGTGGGGATGGACTCCAGACACTGCTCAGCCATAGGGGAAAACACTGAACTCAGGACATCTGTGCAGGGACCCAGCTGTCCCCAAGAGCTAAGTGCCCACGTGTCACCTCccgtccctgccctgtcccaccATGGTTCTCCCAGAGCTTCATCCTGCCTCACTCTGCTCCACCTCCCTGTACAAACCCTCCTTCCAGCACATCCTGGCACAGATCTGGCCCCTCTGCAGGGGTCCACAGGCAgcccccccagcacagcctcttgGCAGAGGTCAGGTTCTGCCAGCCTCTCCTCCACTGccagggaaatgtgggaaaaccAGCTGAAATGTCTTGGCTTTAGTGTTTTGGTTCTTTGCTAAACCAGCTCATGCAACAATCCAGGCACGAGGAGCCACTCTCTCCTCTGGGATGGGGCAGATCCTAAACACAGACGTGTCCCCCAGGAGGGACAAGGCACTGGAAAGCAGCTGCCTCACCCcgagcagagctgtgcaggacagagctgctgccctcgCCCCACGCCTCTCCAGACACCCACTGCACACAGCTCCCTCCAAGCATCACTCATGGCTCCTGGGATGGCAGCTCCCACCTGGACACAGCACCTTCCACCTCCCAACCCAACCATCAAGGGAAGtttaaggacagaaaaaagGGGCTGAAttgcagcttttctgctttggtTGTGCCCTAGCCTGGGCAGACTTTGTGCCTGGGGAAGGTAAAAGCTCCTCCTCCCCTCAGGAGCAGGAAAGGTGACCAGGAATCGCCTCTGCGGCTCTCCCGGAGGGGCTGGACACTCTGCCTGTTCTATCCACTCCTACTCTAACCACAAAGCTGCCACGCCTGTGGCCTGTCCCAGGTCAACTCCCACCTGGGATCAGCACCTGGACTGCAAACACAGCTGCAGGGGCAAAGCCAGGGACTGGGGGACAAGGAAAAGCCAGGGCACAAGCAGGGCAGGGTAGGAACAGGTAGCTGGCTCACCTGTGGCCTCAGAGGAGCCCTGGAGCCATGTGGGCCAGGGGACCAAAACCCCCCATccttcccacagccccccaGTGCCTCTCCTAGGGGAGGGAGgtcacagcagccctgctctgtcccagctgctccagctctgctcagaggGATCCATGGGTTAAGGATGATGGTGAAGTGAGAAATAGtaacaaacaaaatccaaatgCCTTCCTGGCAGTCCAGAGTGACAGCAACAAGGGCTCAGGACAGGTTCCTGGAGCTTGGCTCTGAGCTGGGCGTTCtctctgctggtgctgggcaggagctgctctccccCCGGTCCTCCAGACCTCTGTCCTGGTCACTGTCCCCCCCCAaggctggcaggggctctgccacactgctgctgcccgTGCAGTTTTTGCCACTGGGTTTCGCTCGGCTGTTTGAGCCCTCGAGAGCCTCAGTCTGCTTGGgaagggaggggctggggaccaCCCCCTCCTGCAGCGGGGCaaggggggcagccccagcagcggGGGAAGCATCTGCTGCAGCCACCACGGACGTCGAGGTGACCTCGATGGTGATGGAGCCCATGGCCGTCTCCGGGTGCTCGCTGCTGACCCTGATGCGGGCGACCAACCCTGAGGCCGTGGCCGCCTCCTGAGGGGTCCCGTTGGCCATGGCTTCGTGCACCACGGCGGGCTCCAGGAGGGTGGTGCTCAGGTCAGACAGAAACGAGGCCTCTGTCACGATGGCGGCCGTCTCGGCCACCCAGTTCAGGTCACTGCCCacggaggcggcggcggcgatgACGCTGGAGGCCTCGCCGGGGGTCAGGGCGGCCGGACCGCTGCCCTCCCCGAGGGGCCCGGCGGCCAGCGGGGCTCGGCGGCCCCCGGCCTCGACTGGGGCAGCCGTGGTGTTGTTGTTGAGGTTGTCCTGCAGCGTGGTCTGGGTGCCCTGCCCGACCTGCTGgttctgcagcagcatctcctggatCCGGATCTGCTGCAGGATGGCTGGCAGCTCGTAGTGGTGGAAGAAGTAAATCATCGAGTGCTGgtggaggaaagggaaaggtgTCACCCTGGGCCTGGGTCACAGGTCACAATATCCCAAGAAAACCAAGCTTCTCCTGAAGAATCCTGCTGCTATGACACCCAGAAGGTCAGCAGCAAGTTTGGAAAGATTTATCCCTTCCACTATGACTACTGCAAGCTGCTTTATAGTTTCTCTCTGAAGACAGGCAACAGAGTACAACCCCTCTTCCCTTTCAAAGGCTGGGAAAAGAAGGATGACAGCATTCCTCTGGCCCATCCTCTATTCTCTGTCCCCACCCTGCAGCAGGTCAACAACCAAAGACACCCAACAGGTATGCCTGACCCAGGATATCAGACATAAGCTTGGAGCTGGTCTTGCCAGTATCCTCACTGCACAGACCTGAACAGCTCCTCTGCAAGACAGACCCTCCCCAGGATTTATTCCAGAAGGACAGGACAGCAATCCTTGCCAACACCCATGTGGCATCAGGTCATTGTCAGTCCCATGGCTGGACTGGAGGCAGCAATCCAAAACCTCCCCTCTTCCACAGCCTCATTCTGCTGCTCCATTTCCAAACCAGGCTTAATTCAATCTCTTACTGAAATAAGGATCCCTCCCTCCAACCCAGCTTGAGAAGAAGTTTGACAAAGCACCCCAAGGTGCAGCACCCCTGCAGGGACTCACCTGGATGAAGAGCCAGGAGGTGACAAGTGCCAGGCTGCTGTACTGCCCGTTGAAGCGGTAGTGGTAGGCGTAGAAGGCAAAGTGGTACAAGTAGAAGAATCTGGACAAGAAGgcaagaaaaatcagaaaaaagatgagctcccttctcctcccaacaccagcctgagctggggcacttcacaggaggtgacacagaCTCATCAACAGATAATGAGAGTTGCCTGTCTATGAACAGGATGAAATAAGAGGCTGGGGAAAATCAAGGTGATTCCAAGATCCAGGCCCAAACCCAAATGGTAAGAATTGCACTTTGGACCCTGTGATGTGTGGGGCAGCCCCCAAGCAGCCACACAAATAATACCCTTAGGAGTGGAGGCTGTTGTGCCTGGGGTGCTGGGAAGgactcagagcagctggggaggagaggcagagggaatGTGGCCACAGCCAGCCCTTACCTGAGCCAGTGCCTCTTGCTGGTGTTGGTGTGGCAGCAGATCGCGTCGTACTGGTCCGCCAGCCACACGATGAGGATGATGTAGAAAGCAGTTGTGGTGTCATTGAAGAACTCAGACATTATGGCCTCCAtacctggggacagaggggacatcaGCACGTGGCAGGGCATGGGAAGGGGTCCTCTGTCACCTCAGAGCAGGCCTGTGACTGCACTTGCCCAGGGCAGGTAACTGGGCTCTGCTTATGGTAGCAGCTACAGCCAAGAATGCTCTGTCTGTCCCATGAATCAGCTGCATCCCGCAGCACAGATTTTGAGagattttgttgctttttaaattgaaattgtACAAATGCAATGTGGCCACACAGTGCAAGTCTGCAACGAGCTCCAGGGACAGACAAAGCTTTGGATTCTGGGATTTCCCAacaaactgctgcttttccaggggACCCAGAAGGACAATGGAGCTCACTGTGCCATCAAATTCCAGAGCCTTCTGCCTTGTGATGAGCAGCCACAGTAACCACCTGCTGCGGCCAGCTTGGAACAGGGAATGAGACTTCCCACAGATCCCAGAGGGACGTGCTGCAGAGACAAGCAGTGAAGCAAGTCCTTACCGACCAGAGCCAGGATGACAGTGAGgagtg
This sequence is a window from Vidua macroura isolate BioBank_ID:100142 chromosome 26, ASM2450914v1, whole genome shotgun sequence. Protein-coding genes within it:
- the TMEM259 gene encoding membralin isoform X2, whose product is MSENQPNANNHHPANNAGAAGGNNRGVRNPNLNQNPLINVRDRLFHALFFKMAVTYARLFPPSFRRVFEFFVLLKALFVLFILAYIHIAFSRSPINCLEHVRDKWPRDGILRVEIQRNSSRAPIFLQFCGVEKFPGMVVESTTEEEEEEEEEMTVDMFENSSIKFELDIEPKVFLKPSRVSSTELPHNDSQEFSFSDAATKVWPQEEYIVEYSLEYGFLRLSQSTRQRLSIPVMVVTLDPTRDQCFGDRFSRLLLDEFLGYDDILMSSVKALAENEENKGFLRNVVSGEHYRFVSMWMARTSYLAAFVIMVIFTLSVSMLLRYSHHQIFVFIVDLLQMLEMNMTIAFPAAPLLTVILALVGMEAIMSEFFNDTTTAFYIILIVWLADQYDAICCHTNTSKRHWLRFFYLYHFAFYAYHYRFNGQYSSLALVTSWLFIQHSMIYFFHHYELPAILQQIRIQEMLLQNQQVGQGTQTTLQDNLNNNTTAAPVEAGGRRAPLAAGPLGEGSGPAALTPGEASSVIAAAASVGSDLNWVAETAAIVTEASFLSDLSTTLLEPAVVHEAMANGTPQEAATASGLVARIRVSSEHPETAMGSITIEVTSTSVVAAADASPAAGAAPLAPLQEGVVPSPSLPKQTEALEGSNSRAKPSGKNCTGSSSVAEPLPALGGDSDQDRGLEDRGESSSCPAPAERTPSSEPSSRNLS